tgttctttttgtggAATTCGTCTGGATTTAATGATGCCAACGTATCCCCAACTTTCAGTTAAACTGGGTCTCGGTCTGTGGTTTTGTTTGAAAAGTAGCATATGGACAATATAATGTATCTGAcgaagtttttaaaatttgctTCTCTTCTGATCTGTGTTGTGTTGTTTGGGTATTTTTTGGTTCTAGACAGAGTATTTAGGAGTGATTGCCACACAAGGCAGGTATACGAAGAAGGAGCCAAGGAAGTTGCACTTGTAGTTGTCAGCGGCATAAACTGTGAGTACATTCACTTTACTTCTTTGTCATTATTCCTGTTTCATGAACTTTGCTTGAATTTCCAAGAATAtctagattatttttttttctgataacCTATTTTTCAGCAAGTATTTTTGCTTACGGACAAACAAGCAGTGGAAAGACGTATACCATGAGTGGAATTACTGAGTACACTGTAGCGGATATATATGACCACATAGGAAAGGTAATTGAACACTGATATTGGTTTCCGTTATATTTAGTTATGCATCTCATTGTTGTTCAATGGTTccattaatttgattaaatgatGTGGATTTGTAGCACAATGAAAGAGACTTTCTCTTGAAGTTCTCTGCCATGGAGATTTACAATGAATCTGTCAGGGACCTCCTAAGTGCAGACGGTACCCCATTAagacttcttgatgatccagaGGTGATTATCATTTGTCATATGCTGAACTGTATATGTAAGGTTTTTTCAACTAATAGTTAGCCAATATGATAGAGAGGGACTATTGTTGAGAGACTCACAGAGGAAACTCTGAGGGACTGGAACCATTTTAAAGAACTTCTATCGCTCTGTGAAGgtaaataattttgatgcttCAACCTAGTCTTTGTTTCGCCAATTGTGTGACTGCACAGAATTGATTTCCCAGCATTTTTGCAGCTCAAAGACAAATTGGGGAGACATTCCTGAATGAAGCAAGCTCTAGATCTCATCAGATTCTCAGACTGGTACGACTGGTTGTCAATACAGAATTTGAACTGTTGGCCTTCCTGATCATTTTTCACATTTCCTTGCACTAAATAATGTGTTTCTGTCAGACAATTGAAAGTTCAGCGCGCGAGTTTCTTGGCAACGATAAGTCAAGCTCCCTTACAGCTACTGTGGTATGAATAATTAAaccttttcaagaaaaaattcgTGGTTCAATTGGGATGACAACattgctttttcctttttgggtaCAGAATTTTGTTGACCTTGCCGGAAGTGAGCGTGCATCTCAGTCATTAGCAGCTGGCACAAGATTGAAAGAAGGCTGCCACATAAATCGCAGCTTGTTAACTCTGGGAACTGTTATCCGTAAGCTCAGGTTCGCTGGTCAAGCTTGTATTTTAATCTTTTGCACTTGATGAATGTCActattgatattttttctgCATCCGCCTCTGCCTTAAgcttatttatattcatatgtGCGTGGTCTGCAGAGGAAATTTATGTAACATTAGCATTTTGTTGTCATCATGCATATATTGTGCCATCAAATAGCCCACTTTGTAGCTGTGAGTATTGACTGTGGTAGCCATTATGATGGTCTTTCCTTGACATAGAATCAACAATTACTATATCCATTGCTGATACGGTTAACTTTGAGATTGGATGCAGTAAGGGAAGAAATGGACATGTTCCTTTTAGAGATTCGAAGCTGACCCGCATACTGCAGTCCTCTTTAGGAGGCAATGCTAGAACTGCAATCATCTGTACCATGAGTCCTGCACGAAGTCATGTTGAGCAATCAAGAAACACTCTCTTGTTCGCAAGTTGTGCTAAAGAAGTGTCGACAAATGCACAGGTCAATGTAGTAATGTCTGACAAAGCATTGGTAAAGCATTTACAGAGAGAATTGGCTAGATTGGAGGGTGAATTGAGAAGTTCAGGACCAACTTCTATTATATCTGATTCAGCAGCATTATTCAGAGAAAAGGACCTTCAGATTGAAAAGGTAATCATTAGATTGAAAAGATAAATTGCTTACACTTCATAAAATTTGGTGGAAGATATAAAGAACCGTACAGAATGATAGAACTTTGTTAGAGTTGCTATCTTTGCAATTGTCACTGTTGGTTCAGCTGTGTTCATCCACCCATACCAGATTCCTATATTTCTCTAGGCTGTATAATTTCCCAAGTCGTACCAAacaattttaagatttatcCTCTTCACTTGTTTTTTTTGCGTCTAGAGCTATGAAGTCACTGCAAAAGTACATGAAGTAAGATAAGTCCCATCACTCAATTCTAACTTTATCCTGCTCCTGAGACTTCTTAACCTCTGCTCAGCTATCGCTAGTATGCCATCAAATTATCATGAACAGTGATGAAAACATAAAAGGCAGGGAAAAGAGAGCAAAAGAGTGGAGTGGTGAGGGTGGCTTGGAAATTATTTACTTGGGAATAAAGGAAGACAAAAATGCTAATATTGGATGCCCAAGAAGAAATTTACTTCATAAGACTACCTTTGCCAATTTTAAATTACATTAAGAGAACATCTGTCAACCTATTCATGTTTGTTTGTGTCTAAAActcaacatgacaaaattttaCTGGTATCTGGGATTCATACAGTAGTTATCTCCTTCATGTTCTTAAGATTGTGTGGGTGTGCATGCAGATTTCTCTCACAAGTCACATCCACTTAAAAACTAAAAGCCAGTACTTAAACCTTTGATTGTGAGACTTTAATCTAGTCGACATTCCAGTTGACCCTTTTTGTGTGCCAACCATGCATGGTGGATGGGGGCAAGTGTACTATGCCAAGTGTGGCCCACATTCTAACTGTGAGCTGATGCTAATGTCTATGAGGACGTTATGCAGATTTTGCTACTCATGCATCAGTcagcatcactttttttttgggttgaaatCTGGATTTGTTAGTTATATTTTCTTTCCCCACATGCAGCTGAAGAAAGAGATAAAGGAGCTGACTCTGCAACTAGATCTTGCTCAATCTCAGGTTAAGGACCTCCTCCGACTGGTTGGTGATGATGGACCTACAATAGTACTGGTATGTCTGCTACATACTCAAGCATCCATTCACCCTTACCTACCTTACTCTCTGTCCTTAATTCTTGTTCATCTTTCTCTAGGCCGAACAAGATCATCATTACCCCAAAATGCGAGTCCGAACCTCATGGGactttgaaaatcaaatatctgCGACACCCATTTTGGCAGATCCTCAGTGCCTTGATGATGTTGGTGTCAGATCTTTTGATGCATCTCAATACTCGGATGGACACAGCAGTGGTAGTTCTGATGACAACTTATTCCAACTTCCTAACTTCAAACATAATTTTTCGCCGAACCATTCCTCACCTCgcttatcagttactattccTAATTTTGATGGAAACGATGAGTACCAAGAGGAGACTGAAGAACAAACCGATGAAAAGTCGGAGGATCTTTGCAGGGAGGTTCGATGCATTGAGATAGAAGAGCCAAGAAGAAACAGATATTTAGAGTCAAATATGTCAGATTCAAGCCCTAACAGATacacaaacaaaaacattttttgtTCAAGCCCGAATGGGTACGCAAACTCAAACATATCATTGCCTGTATCAAACATAGCTAACTCAGAAGTAACACTGGTTAAGAATGGAGATAAAGCAAATCAAGTGTTCGTATCACCCCAGTTGAAGGAAGATAAAGAGTTGAATAGCTTTATTACAAATTTCGTTGAAAAGCCATCTCCATGGGCAA
This genomic interval from Juglans microcarpa x Juglans regia isolate MS1-56 chromosome 4D, Jm3101_v1.0, whole genome shotgun sequence contains the following:
- the LOC121259740 gene encoding LOW QUALITY PROTEIN: kinesin-like protein KIN-7F (The sequence of the model RefSeq protein was modified relative to this genomic sequence to represent the inferred CDS: inserted 1 base in 1 codon; substituted 1 base at 1 genomic stop codon), with amino-acid sequence MGAAGGEELIQGPSGRHEKIFVSVRLRPLNEKEIVRNDVSEWECINDNTIIYRNNLSVSERSMYPTAYTFDRVFRSDCHTRQVYEEGAKEVALVVVSGINSSIFAYGQTSSGKTYTMSGITEYTVADIYDHIGKHNERDFLLKFSAMEIYNESVRDLLSADGTPLRLLDDPERGTIVERLTEETLRDWNHFKELLSLCEAQRQIGETFLNEASSRSHQILRLTIESSAREFLGNDKSSSLTATVNFVDLAGSERASQSLAAGTRLKEGCHINRSLLTLGTVIRKLSKGRNGHVPFRDSKLTRILQSSLGGNARTAIICTMSPARSHVEQSRNTLLFASCAKEVSTNAQVNVVMSDKALVKHLQRELARLEGELRSSGPTSIISDSAALFREKDLQIEKLKKEIKELTLQLDLAQSQVKDLLRLVGDDGPTIVLAEQDHHYPKMRVRTSWDFENQISATPILADPQCLDDVGVRSFDASQYSDGHSSGSSDDNLFQLPNFKHNFSPNHSSPRLSVTIPNFDGNDEYQEETEEQTDEKSEDLCREVRCIEIEEPRRNRYLESNMSDSSPNRYTNKNIFCSSPNGYANSNISLPVSNIANSEVTLVKNGDKANQVFVSPQLKEDKELNSFITNFVEKPSPWAMEYDIPSSGSVRLTRSRSCKASLMTSLSPPLFEKEEKHKSTPPIVFEKEFTGRPEGLQMKLSTLKYEAIIDRLSRSNSHTSAETSTIDELKVQDAKSSIDEDGTGRCTSTAGIDEMADLHCENQHADHVVPEIEPKSIASTKSVKDVGLDPLQDDTGSPSKWPSEFKRLQGEIIELWQACNISLVHRTYFFLLFKGDPTDSIYLEVELRRLSFLQEIFSRGSQTVEDGQTLTPTSSMKALRRERQMLSRQMQKRLSKQDRQNLFLKWGIGLNTKHRRLQLVHCLWTDTRDMDHIAASAGVVSKLVGSVEPGHAFKEMFGLNFTPRRSXPXISSLETQYEVSPVSLFCGSRYRKFVRICDDSYSSIFYIVD